The sequence CCGTCGCGGCACTGCTGCAGCACGTCGGCGCCTTCGAGCCGCCGGTCGTCGCGATCCTCTCCGGCGGCAACGTCGACCCGGTGCTGCTCCTGCAGATCATCCAGCACGGCATGACCGCGGGCGGCCGCTACCTGCGGCTCCGCCTGCGCGTCCCCGACCGCCCCGGTTCCCTGGTCGGCGTGCTGTCCTGCGTCAGCGAACTCGGCGCGAACGTGCTCGACGTCGAGCACTCGCGCATCTCCGGCACGCTCGACCTCGGCGAGGCCGACGTCGAACTGGCGCTGGAGACCCGCGGTCCCGAGCACTGCAAGGACGTCGAGCGCGCGCTGGCGGACGCCGGTTACACCGTCGTCTGAGGCTGCTCGCCGGTGATCGCGGTGAGCGCGAGGTCCTTCGCGGCTTCCGGCACCTCCGCGGGCGCGGTGAAGCGCCGGGCCCGGATGTGGGCGACCAGCTCCGGGTCCGGTGGCACGCCGTGCTCGCGCAGGTAGTACGCGACCGCGCCGGGCCACGCCCAGACGCCGTCGGTGCGGAAGTTCATCGGCACCGCGTCCGCGCGGTCGGGCGCGAACGCGTCCGGCCCGTTGCTGCGGGACGCCAGGATCACCGGCGCCGCGTCGAGGTACGCGAGCACCCGCTCGATCTCGGCGGGCAGGAGCGGCTGGCGCCGGATGAGCGGGCGCCCGGAGGCGTCTAGGCCGTCGTAGATGCGCGGGGTGCGCACCTCGCCGTCACCCGGTGGCGGTGTCAGCCCGGCTTTGTCCCGGAGCCAGCCCGGGATGTGCTCGTCCGCACGCGGGAAGAACCGCAGCTCGTCCTGGAACCCGATCGGCGGCGGCTGCTGCCGGAACGGCGGTTCGAGGTCCGGCCGCACGAAGTCGACGTCGGGGGCCTGCCCGGGTTCGAACACGAGGATCGCGCCCAGCCAAGTACCGAAGCCGGGCTGGTACATGCCCGACCGCAGCACGCCGAGCAGCCGCACGGCCTCCGGCGGCGGCTGCGCCACGCGGGGCCGCCCGTCCGGGCCGGTCACCAGCAGGTCGGCCTCGACGTGCCGGCCCGCGGCCCGGTACTCGATCCGCAGCTGCCGCCAGCCCGGCGGCGTCGACGCGGTGAGCGCCGCGCCGATCTGGCGGACGATCTCCTGCTGCTGGTCCGGGCGCAGCGGCCCCGGTGGCTGGGTCATGGTCAGGCTCCTTCGGCGCCTTGGCGCAGCCAGTCAGGCGTGCGCCGCTCCGATCGCGGGTAGCGCCGCAGTTCTTCGGCGAACGCCCCGGCGGGCGGACGCTCCCGGAAGCCCGGGTCCTCGGTCGCGTTGAACTGCGCCTTGACCGAGTCGGGGAACTTCATTTCGTACTTCAGGCTCACCCACGTGCCCCGGCCGTCGGACAGCGAGGCGGCGCGGTGGCGGCGGAGCAGGTCGAGCACCTGGTCCGGCGGGGTCCACGGGTAGACGGTGCCGGTGATCGAGTGGACGACCGCGCCGGACTCCTCGTGGTCGCCCAGCGCCCGGTACTGCAGCTGGACGTAGTCCCAGCCCGCTGGGAGGGTGAACTTCAGGTAGTCGGCGACGTTCTTTAGCAGTGCGTTGGGCTCGTCGGGGGGCCGCTCCCCGGCGGGCTCGCCCTTGATGCCCTCCCGGTACCAGGCGG is a genomic window of Amycolatopsis lexingtonensis containing:
- a CDS encoding ferredoxin codes for the protein MTQPPGPLRPDQQQEIVRQIGAALTASTPPGWRQLRIEYRAAGRHVEADLLVTGPDGRPRVAQPPPEAVRLLGVLRSGMYQPGFGTWLGAILVFEPGQAPDVDFVRPDLEPPFRQQPPPIGFQDELRFFPRADEHIPGWLRDKAGLTPPPGDGEVRTPRIYDGLDASGRPLIRRQPLLPAEIERVLAYLDAAPVILASRSNGPDAFAPDRADAVPMNFRTDGVWAWPGAVAYYLREHGVPPDPELVAHIRARRFTAPAEVPEAAKDLALTAITGEQPQTTV